The following proteins come from a genomic window of Micromonospora echinofusca:
- a CDS encoding phytoene desaturase family protein, with translation MSSPGAESADAVVVGAGHNGLVAANLLADAGWDVLVLEATATPGGAVRSAEVTAPGYLSDLYSSFYPLGYASPVLRGLGLDRYGLRWRHSPDVLAHLLPDGRAAVLNRDPEATAASLEAFAPGDGKRWLHAYDDWRQVAEPMLETITRPFPPVRGGLSLLRRLRVSGALRLARRLVVPVRKLGDELFEGEGGPALLAGCALHTDLSPEEAGSGVYGWLLAMLGQQVGWPVPDGGAQKITDALVARLTERGGRILYGAHVDRVLTARGRAMGVRTVGGTLWRARRAVLADVPAPALYLDLVGAAALPPRLVEDLAHFRWDGSTLKVDWALSAPVPWTNRAVATAGTVHLGADLNGLTSYAAALARKEIPRDPFLLLGQMSVADPSHSPPGTESLWSYTHLPFRRQWRAEDVAAHVERMEQVLEEAAPGFRSLVIGRHVAGPADLEAGDPSLVGGALGGGTAAAYQQLFLRPIPGLGRADTPVDRLFLASASAHPGGGVHGAPGANAARAALARDRALTGPLYAAGIDAAHRAVYR, from the coding sequence TCGGAGCCGGACACAACGGCCTGGTCGCCGCCAACCTGCTGGCCGACGCCGGTTGGGACGTGCTGGTGCTGGAGGCCACGGCCACGCCGGGCGGGGCGGTGCGCTCGGCCGAGGTGACGGCTCCCGGCTACCTGAGCGACCTCTACAGCTCCTTCTACCCGCTCGGCTACGCCTCGCCGGTGCTGCGCGGGCTGGGGCTCGACCGTTACGGGCTGCGCTGGCGGCACTCCCCGGACGTGCTGGCCCACCTGCTGCCCGACGGCCGGGCGGCGGTGCTCAACCGCGACCCGGAGGCCACGGCGGCGTCGCTGGAGGCGTTCGCGCCGGGCGACGGCAAGCGCTGGCTGCACGCGTACGACGACTGGCGCCAGGTGGCCGAGCCGATGCTGGAGACCATCACCAGGCCGTTCCCGCCGGTGCGCGGGGGCCTGAGCCTACTGCGCCGGCTGCGGGTGTCCGGGGCGCTGCGGCTGGCCCGGCGGCTGGTGGTGCCGGTACGCAAGCTCGGCGACGAACTCTTCGAGGGCGAGGGCGGCCCGGCGTTGCTGGCCGGCTGTGCCCTGCACACCGACCTGTCGCCCGAGGAGGCCGGCTCGGGCGTGTACGGCTGGCTGCTCGCCATGCTCGGCCAGCAGGTCGGCTGGCCGGTGCCGGACGGCGGCGCGCAGAAGATCACCGACGCGCTGGTGGCCCGGCTGACCGAGCGCGGCGGCCGGATCCTCTACGGCGCACACGTCGACCGGGTGCTGACCGCGCGCGGCCGGGCGATGGGCGTGCGTACCGTCGGCGGCACCCTGTGGCGGGCGCGCCGGGCGGTGCTCGCCGACGTCCCCGCGCCCGCGCTCTACCTGGACCTGGTCGGCGCGGCGGCGCTGCCGCCCCGGCTGGTGGAGGACCTGGCGCACTTCCGCTGGGACGGCTCGACGCTGAAGGTGGACTGGGCGCTGTCGGCCCCCGTGCCGTGGACCAACCGGGCGGTCGCCACCGCCGGCACGGTGCACCTCGGCGCGGACCTAAACGGGCTCACCAGCTACGCCGCCGCGTTGGCCCGCAAGGAGATCCCGCGCGACCCGTTCCTGCTGCTCGGGCAGATGTCGGTGGCCGACCCGAGCCACTCGCCGCCGGGCACCGAGTCGCTGTGGTCGTACACCCACCTGCCGTTCCGCCGGCAGTGGCGGGCCGAGGACGTCGCCGCGCACGTCGAACGGATGGAGCAGGTGCTGGAGGAGGCCGCCCCGGGCTTCCGCAGCCTCGTCATCGGGCGACACGTGGCCGGGCCGGCCGACCTGGAGGCGGGCGACCCGAGCCTCGTCGGCGGCGCGTTGGGCGGCGGCACCGCCGCCGCGTACCAGCAGCTGTTCCTGCGCCCGATCCCCGGCCTGGGCCGCGCGGACACCCCGGTGGACCGGCTCTTCCTGGCCAGCGCGTCGGCGCACCCGGGCGGCGGCGTGCACGGCGCCCCCGGCGCGAACGCCGCCCGCGCCGCCCTGGCCCGCGACCGTGCCCTCACCGGCCCGCTGTACGCGGCCGGGATCGACGCGGCGCACCGCGCCGTCTACCGCTGA